A DNA window from Maribellus comscasis contains the following coding sequences:
- a CDS encoding YeeE/YedE thiosulfate transporter family protein, whose protein sequence is MKNTMDNQPKYINPYLGGVLLGLLIIVTVFITGRGLGASGAIKSSVVTTANTISPESTKENAYMGQFVSDDHSPMYTWLVFESLGVFLGGLLSGIIFGRVKKFRTDHGPKITSRKRLIFALIGGALFGIGSQFGRGCTSGAALSGSATFALGGVIVMFSIFGTGYILAYFFRKLWI, encoded by the coding sequence ATGAAAAATACAATGGATAATCAACCTAAATATATAAATCCCTATCTGGGAGGAGTATTACTCGGACTGCTTATTATAGTCACTGTTTTTATCACAGGAAGGGGGCTTGGAGCCAGCGGGGCAATCAAAAGTTCGGTGGTGACAACGGCAAATACAATTTCACCCGAGAGTACAAAAGAAAATGCTTATATGGGGCAATTTGTGAGTGACGACCATTCGCCAATGTATACCTGGTTGGTTTTTGAATCTCTGGGAGTTTTCCTGGGAGGATTGTTATCAGGAATAATTTTTGGCCGCGTGAAAAAATTTCGTACCGATCATGGCCCAAAAATCACATCAAGAAAACGTTTGATTTTTGCTTTGATTGGTGGAGCGCTATTTGGAATTGGCAGTCAGTTTGGCCGAGGATGTACCAGTGGTGCTGCATTAAGTGGCAGTGCGACCTTTGCGTTGGGCGGTGTAATCGTTATGTTTTCCATTTTTGGAACAGGTTACATCCTGGCGTATTTCTTTAGAAAATTATGGATTTAG
- the nrfD gene encoding NrfD/PsrC family molybdoenzyme membrane anchor subunit — translation MKEELFVSGRNIPNIDPYLNIWHWQIPLYLFLGGLAAGVLFFAGYFVVRGKEKKMQATVKWAPIIAPIALVLGLGALFWDLKHKLYFWQLYTTIRLESPMGWGAWTLMIITPISFVWVASYMKEIFPWWDWKFKFLDKFEAFVIKYRVYLAWVMMIYSIILGVYTGILLSAFNARPLWNTSILGPLFLVSGFSTGLAATIWISKDEKERKILSRIDLIFIFVELFLIVHLFMGFLAGSETAIEAARLFLGGQFTVSFWVFVVLLGLIFPATLETLELWGYHVPKWLPSALILFGGFMFRFIMVEAGQITRYLY, via the coding sequence ATGAAAGAAGAACTTTTTGTAAGCGGACGAAATATACCCAACATTGATCCCTACCTGAATATCTGGCACTGGCAGATTCCTCTCTATTTGTTTTTGGGAGGCTTGGCTGCCGGAGTATTGTTTTTTGCCGGATATTTTGTTGTTCGGGGAAAAGAAAAAAAGATGCAGGCTACTGTAAAATGGGCACCGATTATTGCTCCCATTGCACTTGTTCTTGGTCTTGGAGCACTATTCTGGGACTTAAAACATAAACTGTATTTCTGGCAATTGTATACAACTATTCGCCTGGAATCGCCAATGGGCTGGGGTGCCTGGACACTAATGATAATCACTCCGATATCATTTGTGTGGGTAGCAAGTTATATGAAGGAAATTTTTCCCTGGTGGGACTGGAAATTTAAGTTTCTTGATAAATTTGAAGCTTTTGTAATTAAGTACCGTGTTTACCTGGCGTGGGTAATGATGATTTATTCCATTATTCTTGGGGTTTACACCGGCATTTTATTGTCAGCATTTAATGCCCGGCCACTTTGGAATACTTCTATACTCGGACCACTTTTTCTTGTATCCGGGTTTTCAACGGGATTGGCCGCTACAATCTGGATAAGTAAGGATGAAAAGGAACGAAAGATTTTAAGTCGGATAGATCTGATTTTTATTTTTGTTGAATTATTTCTGATTGTCCATTTATTCATGGGGTTCCTTGCTGGTTCGGAAACAGCGATTGAGGCAGCCAGACTGTTTCTTGGCGGACAATTTACGGTTAGTTTCTGGGTATTTGTTGTTTTGCTTGGACTAATTTTCCCGGCAACTCTGGAGACACTTGAACTGTGGGGTTATCATGTTCCCAAATGGCTGCCTTCGGCATTAATTTTATTTGGTGGATTTATGTTCCGCTTTATAATGGTTGAAGCCGGTCAGATAACCAGGTATTTATATTAA
- a CDS encoding 4Fe-4S dicluster domain-containing protein, which translates to MRYAMAIDTKKCVGCGDCVVACQTENNVPHGYCRDWIVERVDGTYPSLDLEFRSERCNHCDNSPCVRCCPTGASHIEDGGIVLVEHNKCIGCGACIQSCPYDARYSHPEGYVDKCTFCIHRVKKGQNPACVEVCPTKCLHFGDLDDPNSDVSLAIKDRKWKVLAPEAGTKPQLYFLT; encoded by the coding sequence ATGAGATACGCAATGGCAATTGACACCAAAAAGTGTGTCGGATGTGGCGACTGTGTAGTAGCCTGCCAAACAGAAAATAATGTTCCGCACGGCTATTGCCGCGACTGGATTGTGGAACGCGTTGACGGAACCTACCCAAGTCTCGATTTGGAATTTCGTTCAGAGCGTTGTAATCACTGCGATAATTCTCCATGTGTAAGATGCTGCCCAACCGGAGCCAGTCATATTGAGGATGGCGGTATTGTTTTGGTGGAACACAACAAGTGTATTGGTTGTGGAGCCTGTATTCAATCCTGTCCTTACGATGCAAGGTATTCGCATCCGGAAGGGTATGTTGATAAATGTACTTTTTGTATCCACCGTGTCAAAAAAGGCCAAAACCCGGCTTGTGTTGAGGTTTGCCCAACCAAGTGTCTTCATTTTGGAGATTTGGATGACCCGAACAGTGATGTTTCTCTGGCAATAAAAGACCGGAAATGGAAAGTTTTAGCTCCTGAAGCCGGAACAAAACCTCAATTGTATTTTCTTACATAA
- a CDS encoding molybdopterin-containing oxidoreductase family protein, translating to MKTRRDFIKISTVGAGAAAITYKAFGSKGFGLFESNSVDPVSDEELTPYPTYCEVCFWKCAAWAYVDKSGKIRKIVGNKNDPHCNGRLCPRGTGGVGMVYDEDRLKTPLIRETRTDGTQHFREATWEEALDKVASKMKEVKEKYGPEAFGLFNHGTPGGQFHHLLRAYGSESNAEPAFANCRGPRSSAYFSTFGAYVGSPESTDIRDTNCLVLIGSHIGENMHNSQVQEMSDAIDKGATIITVDPRYSTAAAHSSFWLPIKPATDIALLMAWIHVLIYEGLYDKDYVEKYTFGLEYLKDHVKNMTPEWAYGITTIEPEQIRKTARAMAGAAPAVVIHPGRHVVWYGDDTQRGRAMAILTALLGAWGKRGGLYFPEGVSVPAYPHPHFHEPEWTWKDWNAGRYPLATMGITTELLKASVPKYNYKHQVKAWLVAGTNLPLSMPDKRLFKEAADAVEFIAVMDTMPMDITGYADVVLPEATYLERYDVIRSAANREPNIALRMPAIEPKYNTKPGWWIAKQIGERLGLHDYFNFEDYSEVIDWQLKQLGTSLEEMKKIGVKKYPRKSGPLYLGDGEDFEFNTSTGKIELYSVDFADHGFDPIPKYTKHPEPPANFYRLIYGRAPMHTFSRTSNNPNLSDLMSENSVWVNPKVADLWGLKRDQEVWLKNQDGVITSFPVKVRVTERIRWDSVYMVHGFGHNNKKLSRAFGRGASDTEMITNVAVDPIMGGTGMRGNFITFLTEDPALEGKEVKA from the coding sequence ATGAAAACGAGACGGGATTTTATAAAAATTTCAACAGTCGGTGCCGGAGCAGCAGCAATAACTTATAAGGCTTTTGGTTCAAAAGGATTTGGCCTTTTTGAATCAAACTCTGTTGATCCGGTAAGTGATGAGGAACTAACTCCTTATCCTACCTATTGCGAGGTATGTTTCTGGAAATGTGCCGCCTGGGCTTATGTTGACAAAAGTGGTAAAATTAGAAAAATTGTTGGAAACAAAAATGATCCACATTGTAACGGTCGTTTGTGCCCCAGAGGAACTGGCGGCGTTGGGATGGTTTACGATGAGGATAGGTTGAAAACGCCGCTTATCCGGGAAACCCGAACCGACGGAACTCAGCATTTTAGAGAAGCTACCTGGGAAGAGGCGCTTGACAAAGTTGCCAGCAAAATGAAAGAGGTAAAAGAAAAATACGGACCGGAGGCTTTTGGTTTATTCAATCACGGGACACCGGGCGGACAGTTCCATCATCTTTTGCGCGCCTATGGTTCGGAAAGTAATGCAGAACCAGCGTTTGCAAACTGCCGCGGCCCGCGTTCATCTGCTTATTTTTCTACTTTTGGAGCCTATGTCGGTTCGCCGGAAAGTACCGATATTCGGGATACCAATTGTTTGGTTCTAATCGGTTCACATATTGGTGAAAACATGCACAATTCGCAGGTGCAGGAAATGTCTGACGCTATTGATAAAGGTGCGACAATTATTACTGTTGACCCACGATATTCAACGGCGGCAGCTCACTCCAGTTTCTGGCTGCCCATAAAACCGGCTACTGATATCGCACTTCTGATGGCATGGATTCATGTATTAATTTATGAAGGACTATACGATAAAGATTATGTTGAAAAATATACTTTTGGGCTGGAATACCTGAAAGATCATGTAAAAAATATGACTCCGGAATGGGCGTATGGAATTACGACCATTGAACCGGAACAAATTCGGAAAACTGCAAGGGCGATGGCCGGAGCCGCTCCTGCGGTGGTTATTCATCCCGGACGCCACGTGGTTTGGTACGGTGACGATACCCAAAGGGGAAGAGCAATGGCGATTCTAACAGCTCTGCTTGGCGCCTGGGGAAAACGAGGCGGGCTTTATTTCCCGGAAGGAGTTTCTGTTCCTGCTTATCCGCATCCGCATTTTCATGAACCAGAATGGACATGGAAAGATTGGAATGCAGGAAGATATCCGCTCGCAACAATGGGAATTACTACCGAATTATTAAAAGCTTCGGTTCCAAAATACAATTACAAACACCAGGTAAAAGCCTGGCTGGTAGCCGGAACAAATCTTCCGCTTTCAATGCCGGATAAACGATTATTTAAGGAGGCTGCTGATGCCGTTGAATTTATTGCAGTGATGGATACTATGCCAATGGATATTACTGGTTACGCCGATGTTGTTCTGCCGGAAGCAACTTATTTGGAAAGATACGATGTAATCCGCTCTGCTGCGAATCGTGAGCCCAATATCGCTTTACGAATGCCGGCAATTGAGCCGAAATACAATACAAAACCCGGCTGGTGGATCGCAAAACAAATTGGTGAAAGATTAGGACTTCATGATTATTTTAATTTTGAAGACTATTCTGAAGTTATTGATTGGCAGTTAAAACAGTTGGGGACTTCGCTGGAGGAAATGAAAAAAATCGGAGTAAAAAAATATCCGAGAAAAAGTGGTCCTTTATATCTTGGTGATGGAGAAGATTTTGAGTTTAACACAAGTACAGGAAAGATAGAATTATATTCTGTCGATTTCGCCGACCACGGATTTGATCCGATTCCGAAATATACAAAACACCCGGAACCACCGGCGAATTTTTATCGACTCATTTACGGACGTGCACCAATGCATACGTTTAGCCGTACTTCAAACAATCCAAATTTGTCAGATTTGATGAGTGAAAACAGTGTTTGGGTAAATCCCAAAGTGGCTGATTTGTGGGGATTAAAACGAGATCAGGAAGTTTGGCTGAAAAACCAGGACGGCGTAATAACTTCTTTCCCCGTGAAAGTCAGGGTAACCGAAAGAATTCGCTGGGATTCTGTTTATATGGTACACGGATTTGGTCATAACAATAAAAAACTTTCACGTGCTTTTGGCCGTGGAGCGAGCGATACAGAAATGATTACCAATGTTGCAGTTGACCCGATTATGGGAGGAACCGGAATGAGAGGAAACTTTATAACATTTTTAACTGAAGATCCAGCTTTGGAAGGAAAGGAGGTTAAAGCATGA
- a CDS encoding ubiquinol-cytochrome c reductase iron-sulfur subunit: MGIKNRRTFLHIIGGGIIAFFIFIWNKLTLNHIEISGEREKTLPFNKNKAISFYDNYIIVNQENKTTVLSSHCTHLGCRIDKQENGRLVCPCHGSEYDLNGSVLKGPAYKNLRIVPSEITDEGKNILIKG; the protein is encoded by the coding sequence ATGGGAATAAAAAACAGAAGGACGTTTCTGCATATAATCGGCGGGGGAATTATCGCGTTTTTTATATTTATTTGGAATAAACTCACGCTAAACCACATTGAAATAAGTGGGGAGAGAGAAAAAACGTTGCCCTTCAATAAAAACAAAGCGATTTCTTTTTACGACAATTATATAATAGTAAATCAGGAAAATAAAACCACTGTATTGTCATCGCATTGCACGCACTTGGGATGCAGAATCGACAAGCAGGAAAACGGGCGTTTGGTATGCCCGTGTCACGGTTCCGAATATGATTTGAATGGAAGTGTTTTAAAAGGACCGGCATATAAAAATCTTCGGATTGTTCCTTCGGAAATTACCGATGAAGGGAAGAATATATTAATCAAAGGATAG
- a CDS encoding DsrE/DsrF/DrsH-like family protein — MTEGKETPLKKVLIIVAKANIEDVYAGLIMANGAVMEGIEAKLFFTFFGLDAITKKQMNKLHTATVGNPGMRMPNGWQFPTLLGALPGVEAGVSAMMKKQMDELDIPPVDEFLDMITAGGGEIYACKLAAEMFKLTMDDFNENVKAIITVGDLYAMSAGEGTQIIFT; from the coding sequence ATGACTGAAGGTAAAGAAACACCATTAAAAAAGGTTTTGATTATTGTAGCCAAAGCCAATATCGAAGATGTTTATGCCGGTTTGATTATGGCCAATGGAGCCGTAATGGAAGGAATTGAAGCAAAACTGTTTTTTACTTTTTTTGGACTCGATGCGATTACCAAAAAACAGATGAATAAACTACATACAGCAACAGTTGGAAATCCGGGAATGAGAATGCCAAACGGTTGGCAGTTTCCTACACTTTTGGGAGCTTTACCGGGAGTTGAAGCAGGTGTGTCTGCGATGATGAAAAAGCAAATGGATGAACTGGATATTCCACCTGTTGATGAATTTCTGGATATGATTACCGCTGGAGGTGGTGAAATATACGCATGTAAATTGGCTGCGGAGATGTTTAAATTGACGATGGATGATTTTAATGAAAATGTAAAAGCAATAATTACAGTTGGCGATTTGTATGCCATGTCAGCAGGAGAGGGTACTCAAATTATTTTTACTTAG
- a CDS encoding TusE/DsrC/DsvC family sulfur relay protein, whose protein sequence is MAEKTLAGKTVEVTGEGYLVNKEDWSKEIAAELAKEDGIDLTEKHYEVLDYLRKEQAAGTTLTIRKVGKSGITDIKGLYQLFPGGPLKLSSKYAGIPKPASCV, encoded by the coding sequence ATGGCAGAAAAAACATTAGCAGGTAAAACTGTAGAAGTAACCGGAGAAGGTTATTTGGTTAATAAAGAAGATTGGTCAAAAGAAATCGCCGCTGAACTGGCAAAGGAAGATGGAATTGATTTGACCGAAAAACACTACGAAGTGCTCGATTATTTAAGAAAAGAGCAGGCAGCAGGAACTACACTTACAATTCGAAAAGTTGGAAAGTCTGGAATTACTGATATTAAAGGTTTATATCAGTTATTTCCCGGGGGACCTCTGAAACTTTCATCAAAATATGCAGGAATTCCTAAACCTGCAAGTTGCGTGTAA
- a CDS encoding DUF1641 domain-containing protein, which yields MEEKALQTQVAELNRKVDLLLEYVNQQRLKTNQLEDLVSDMSIVGKDIYDTAVEELDNRMVNFDLDQVKGLVLRILRNVGNMNNFLEMFESVTDLMKDAGPIFNEVVIDFTKKLNELDQKGYFEFFAETGKIFDNIISHYSPSDVKELADNVVTIMETVRSATQPEMMTALNNGLKIYGSMEMENVPEYSILKVMRELNKPEMKRGLGFFVTFIKNMAAETNKN from the coding sequence ATGGAAGAAAAAGCATTACAAACTCAGGTAGCGGAACTAAACCGGAAAGTAGATCTTTTATTGGAATACGTGAATCAGCAGCGATTAAAAACCAATCAGCTGGAGGATTTAGTATCGGATATGTCCATCGTTGGAAAGGACATATACGATACAGCTGTTGAGGAACTCGATAACAGGATGGTCAACTTCGATCTGGATCAGGTAAAAGGACTGGTCTTGCGCATTTTAAGGAATGTCGGGAATATGAATAATTTCCTCGAAATGTTTGAAAGTGTTACTGATCTGATGAAAGATGCAGGCCCGATTTTCAATGAGGTTGTTATCGATTTTACCAAAAAACTGAATGAGCTCGATCAAAAAGGATATTTTGAATTCTTTGCCGAGACCGGAAAGATATTCGATAATATCATTTCGCATTACTCGCCAAGTGATGTAAAAGAACTTGCAGATAATGTGGTTACCATTATGGAAACTGTGCGTTCTGCTACTCAACCTGAAATGATGACAGCCCTGAATAACGGTTTGAAAATCTACGGGAGTATGGAAATGGAAAATGTGCCGGAATATTCCATTCTCAAAGTGATGCGGGAATTGAATAAACCGGAAATGAAACGTGGCCTGGGATTCTTTGTAACATTTATAAAGAATATGGCAGCTGAAACAAATAAAAATTAA
- the sqr gene encoding type III sulfide quinone reductase, selenoprotein subtype yields the protein MKKIVILGAGTAGTMMANKLRRALDKEEWKITIVDQFKTHYYQPGFLFIPFGIYNKEDVVKPKSDFIPSGVEVIYSEIDKIEAKENRVVLDGGKILNYNYLIVATGTKTFPDETPGLKDKLWYKEIFDFYTVEGAVALRRFFKDWEGGRLVMAITELPYKCPVAPLEFVFLADAYFTEIGIREKVDISYVTPMPGAFTKPIATKMLSELLEEKNIKVIPDFYIERVDNEEKKLVSYDEQEVPFDVLTVVPVNMGDAMIERSGLGDDMNFVPTNKETLQSLAHENIFVLGDASNIPTSKAGSVAHFAAEILFENLMSAIEGRPLHAKFDGHANCYIETGNGKGALIDFNYETEPLPGTFPLPGVGPFGLLKNTKINHYGKVMFRWIYWHILLKGKELPVEPLMTMAGKKKVG from the coding sequence ATGAAAAAAATAGTAATACTTGGCGCCGGAACTGCCGGAACTATGATGGCAAATAAATTGCGCAGGGCGCTCGACAAAGAAGAATGGAAGATTACAATTGTAGATCAGTTTAAAACACATTATTACCAACCCGGTTTTCTATTTATACCGTTTGGTATTTATAACAAAGAAGATGTTGTTAAACCAAAATCAGATTTTATCCCTTCAGGAGTAGAAGTGATTTATTCCGAAATTGATAAGATTGAAGCGAAAGAAAATCGTGTTGTATTGGATGGGGGTAAGATTTTAAATTATAATTATTTAATTGTTGCTACCGGAACAAAAACTTTCCCTGATGAGACTCCCGGATTAAAAGATAAACTTTGGTATAAGGAGATTTTTGATTTTTATACGGTTGAAGGAGCAGTTGCACTCCGCCGATTTTTTAAAGATTGGGAAGGCGGAAGACTGGTGATGGCGATTACGGAACTTCCGTACAAATGCCCGGTTGCACCACTTGAATTTGTTTTCCTGGCTGACGCTTATTTTACTGAAATTGGTATCCGGGAAAAAGTAGATATTTCGTACGTAACTCCAATGCCCGGAGCATTTACAAAACCAATTGCAACTAAAATGCTTTCGGAACTGCTGGAAGAAAAGAACATAAAAGTAATTCCTGATTTTTATATCGAACGTGTTGACAATGAGGAGAAAAAATTGGTTTCGTATGACGAGCAGGAGGTTCCGTTTGACGTGTTAACTGTTGTTCCCGTAAACATGGGCGACGCTATGATTGAACGCAGTGGTTTGGGCGACGATATGAATTTTGTCCCCACTAATAAAGAAACTTTACAATCACTGGCTCACGAAAATATTTTTGTACTTGGCGATGCATCAAATATCCCGACTTCAAAAGCCGGATCAGTAGCTCATTTTGCCGCCGAAATTCTTTTTGAAAATTTAATGAGTGCTATCGAGGGGCGTCCGCTTCATGCAAAATTTGACGGACATGCTAACTGTTACATTGAAACAGGAAATGGAAAAGGTGCACTAATCGATTTTAATTATGAAACAGAACCACTTCCCGGGACATTTCCTTTGCCGGGAGTAGGCCCGTTTGGTTTGTTGAAAAACACTAAAATAAATCATTATGGTAAAGTAATGTTCCGCTGGATTTACTGGCATATTCTTTTAAAAGGGAAAGAGCTGCCGGTTGAACCGTTAATGACAATGGCGGGAAAAAAGAAAGTAGGCTAA
- a CDS encoding Crp/Fnr family transcriptional regulator — MMKGSVKCSCEQCQLKTLFFSHVTVNELTDICEIKEEKTYSKGELIIKEGDRIDEFLYMKEGLVKLSKNSPHEKEQILSFSKPFDFVSLLSIFSADYYRYSVTAVEDSVVCLLDLNVVKNHAQQNAMFTMDLMTRISEATDKIIIENLEIRRKNLKGRVAHVLLYFSNYIYERDEFELPVSRREIAEYIGMTTENVIRSLSEFRKDKIIKIFGKDILIADKKRLKNISEFG, encoded by the coding sequence ATGATGAAGGGCTCCGTAAAGTGTAGTTGTGAACAATGTCAGTTAAAAACTCTATTTTTTTCTCACGTAACCGTAAACGAGTTAACAGATATATGTGAGATAAAAGAAGAAAAAACATACTCAAAAGGCGAATTGATAATCAAAGAGGGTGACAGGATTGACGAATTTTTGTATATGAAAGAGGGGCTGGTTAAACTTTCAAAAAACTCTCCGCATGAGAAAGAACAAATACTCAGCTTCTCAAAACCTTTTGACTTTGTAAGTTTATTAAGCATCTTTTCTGCCGACTACTACAGGTATTCGGTAACCGCTGTTGAAGACTCTGTAGTTTGTCTTTTAGATTTGAATGTTGTAAAAAATCATGCGCAACAAAATGCGATGTTCACCATGGATTTGATGACGCGCATTAGTGAAGCAACAGATAAAATCATTATAGAAAATCTTGAAATAAGAAGAAAGAATTTAAAAGGCAGAGTTGCACATGTCCTTCTCTATTTTTCAAATTATATTTATGAGCGGGATGAGTTTGAACTTCCGGTTTCGAGACGTGAAATTGCAGAATACATTGGCATGACTACTGAAAATGTTATCCGCTCATTATCAGAATTCAGAAAAGACAAAATCATTAAAATTTTTGGGAAAGATATTTTAATTGCGGATAAAAAGCGCCTGAAAAATATATCGGAATTTGGTTAG